CTATGTCCATAATCTCATTTATCTTTTTGAATAGATTATCATCGACATTTGTTAACATCCATTTTAACTGAAAATAATTGAACATTTTAGTGAAAAAATTATCGGTAGATAAATATCTAGCATCTTCTGCGTATTCATAACCATTTTTAGGGATATGTACCCAATTTTCTTCTGCACCTGACATTGATCGAAAGCTATTTTCAAAGCTTGAAGAGATGTTTTCTCTGATAGTATTAAGATTTTCATAGCTTAGATTACAATCATTGATAAATCTATTAAACCATATAAAACCATTTTCTATCTCTTTATCATCATAGGTCTTGAAGGATAAAAGCGTTTCATATCTTTTATATTTTGGAGATACATTAAAACGAAGATCTATATCGTAAATCTCCTTATTTCTTAACATGTATGTTTCGTCTGGACTAATTTTTTTTCCGTCTAAGATTAAACCAGAGTCTTTTATTAAAGATGGAATAGCTGAAAGATAAACGAGTTCATCTTCTTGAATATCACCAAATGAAAAATAGAGACCAATAGAGCCACCAGATAAGTGATCAAACTTAGAGTATACAAAATTACCATTATCTCCAATTTTTTCGATTCTGTAGTCAAGTAAATCATCATTTGTTCTTGGATAATAATCAGTCTTCGTAGGTTTTACAATGCTCTTACTGATTTTATCAATTTCGGCAGTTTTCTTATCGTAATCCTCAACAAATTTAAGAATAACATTTTCTTTGCTAACTTCGCTATAAATAGTTTCTAACTTTCTCGCATAGTCAGCAAGTCTTTGCTCTTTTTCGCTTTTTTCTCTTGCTAGTAAAGTCACATCTGGTGCTGAATAGATTATTGCTGGTTCATTTTTATCAAGTTCTAATTTCGCAATTATCTCTCTCCAAATATTTTTGCCTGAAGAAAGTGTTTTTGATGCTCTATCATACTTGTCTCTTAATGTCAAATCTCTATTAGTACCACCATTTTTATGAAGTTCAAGCATAAGATTCATCCAACCAGAGCCTCCACCATCGCGATAACCAAATTTAGGAGGTTCACTTAAAAATGAGATACGCCATTTCCGGTCATTATCTACAGCACTTTGCATTTTATCTAGAATTTTACTCACCCGAATATCATCATCATCCATGTTTGACAGTTCGATTAATTTATTAAGGATAGAGTTTTTTATACTTTTTAAGGAGTCTTCGTTTTGTAAGCTATAGTCAATATTTGTTAATCCAATTTGAAATTGATACGGTGAACTATCATTGTTTTTATTAGCCCAAATATAGCTCAACTTAAGCGGATTTTTGGCTGTGTTTTTATTGACAAAATGATCAAAAATTTCACTTCCTTCTCCAGAGAATATTGCAGATAAAAATTGACTTAATAAATAATCTTCATCATCAGACAGTTTTATAGTTGGCCAAAACATCATAGTATTACCAGTTGCCTGATCATTTGTGTCCGGAAAACTTGCTTTTCTGATTACGCCAGGATTTACCGGAGTAGCTAAAATATCCTCAAGATAATAGTCATCGGAATGTATCTCTCGAGGTTTACAATCCTTGTCAAGTTTGTAAAATATTTTATCCATTTCGATTAAAAAACTTTCGATTTCAGAAGAATCAGGAATAACAACGATTGCACCCATATTATTTAATTGATGAGAGTTTTTGTGAAAACTACGAATATCGTCTGGTTTCATTTCTCGAATTGCTGGAGGATAGCCACCGGAAGAAAACCCAGAGGAAACATCTTCACCATTTATCATTTTTTCATACTGAAACCAAATATTTCCCCATGGTTTTTCAAAATTAGCGACCATTTCTGTGTATACAGACCCTTTTTCTTCAAGGCTGATCTCTCCATCATTGACTTTGTACCCGATGTTACAAACCTCTCTTCTAATTTCTTCATCTGTAAATGTAGGGTAAAGTAAAGCATCCATTTTATTATAAAATAACTCATAAAAAATATTCATGTTTCCTTCAGTATAAAAGTGGTAGCAAGTCCTATCATGCATCGTATATGCTGAACTTGAAGCAAATCTTTGCTGCTCTAATTCTGCATTATAATAGCCTTTTGTTCCTTTGCCTAAAAGCAAATGTTCTAGAGTGTGAGGTTCACCTCTATCTGATACTGGGCGAGTATTAACCCAAATATAACTTTGAGGAACTGTTTTGATATTGATAAGATCCAGTATGAAACCAGATTTATGTATATATCGAGTTCCTTGTTTACCGTTTACACCATTATAAGTGCACTCTTGTTTGTAATTTTCATTTTTACTATTACCAAATAGATTGGAAACAATAATTGCTATCACTAATAGAAGTTTACCGATATTCATTTTCTCTCCACATTTTGTTATACTAACATACAAAAATTATTTTAATTTAAAACAAAAATAAAGAACAATTTTACATCTTTTAGATCTTTATTATCTTTGTAAAGCTAGAAGAGAACTAGTTTTACCCGTTTGTCTTGGAGCATGCAAAATAAAATACTTTTTTTGTTCGATAAGCATTAGGATTTCTTCCATATCCCATCTCTTCAAAGGGTCAATTTTATAGTGTTCTGGCTGATTTACCGGCCCGGCTGTATTGAAAAATTTCATTTATTATCCCTGTTGTTAAATAGAATATAATTATATAATAAAAAATTGGAAGTTGAAAAATTGAATATGAAAATAAAAAATAACAATATTTATAAAGCTTGTAAGGTCGCATTTTAAATGATATGTTTATTGTCGTAAGTATCCAAATATCAAATCAATATATTGAATGTCAATGTTTTTTATATAATTCATATTTTCTTATTAAAATTCTGATGATCACTAGAATTTTTAACAATTGACCTTGAATAAAATTCTATTCTAAACTTTTCTTCACAGTTTCATATGCATCTTTAATCTTTATAAATTTTTCCTCAGCTATTTTCTGATATTCTTCACCGAGATGAGTTACTCTGTCAGGGTGATATTCTTTAGAAAGTTTTCTATAAACTTTTTTTAAATCTTCTAATGAAATGTTTTTATCCACACCAAGAACACTATAGGCATTATCTAGTTTGTTTTGTGTATCAGATTTATGACTTCCCGAACCACCAAAAAAAGTAAACATTGCAGATAATCTTCTAAAGTCTAGATGACTGATTTGAAGATAGATTGAAATTCTTTTTATCTCGTTAAATTCAGCACTTGTTAGCTCAGCATCTGCCGTCGCTAGTTTGAAAAGAAGGTGAACGAGTTCAACTCTAAAATAGTAATCAGTATTTTGATAAATCTGTCTACAAACTTTTTCAATTTCGATATCTTTTTCCAGTAAAGCTTTTAAAATTTGCATCATTTCCTGTGCGTTTTCAGATCCAAATTTACTGATAAGATAATTTTTAACAAAAAGAATTTCTGATCTTCTCGTTGAACTGTCTGCTTTGATAACAACAGCAAATAATATTAGAAGTGAGTATGTGAATTCTGAAGTATTTTTTTTAGGAGTCTCACTTTCCTTACTTATCTCTTCATTTTTTTTTGAAGAGTC
The Candidatus Delongbacteria bacterium genome window above contains:
- a CDS encoding TerB family tellurite resistance protein translates to MALKHTFFGAAVGFILSGPIGGVLGAVLGSLIPDSSKKNEEISKESETPKKNTSEFTYSLLILFAVVIKADSSTRRSEILFVKNYLISKFGSENAQEMMQILKALLEKDIEIEKVCRQIYQNTDYYFRVELVHLLFKLATADAELTSAEFNEIKRISIYLQISHLDFRRLSAMFTFFGGSGSHKSDTQNKLDNAYSVLGVDKNISLEDLKKVYRKLSKEYHPDRVTHLGEEYQKIAEEKFIKIKDAYETVKKSLE